In Sulfolobales archaeon, one DNA window encodes the following:
- a CDS encoding SIS domain-containing protein, which produces MISEIHEQPAVAHRVISSDEWIYKRASEMILESDKIIITGSGSSYHAGLFLDMALKRISLNSYPVVSSEHESIIEHVGEESVIIAISQSGFTKDTLEAVKKFKEKGGRIIAVTNAIESPLSKSSDHVIYVEAGREEAVTATKSFTGQVVSLMRVYSILLHQLGRDDESFDEELRKLPSLLREHINKAEIQVREIVDLIYRRENAYILGRGFNYVAALESALKIKETCGVHAEALPMAEVRHGPKSAINESYIVSAMIGLKDDIEILGRIIEEIRDSGSHVIIVSPERYLDLLPRDGWISHITRVDTNSEIIGALMNIVVFQLFSYYIAVSRLLDPDYPRRLGKIVF; this is translated from the coding sequence ATGATCAGCGAGATCCACGAGCAGCCTGCGGTTGCTCATAGAGTGATATCTTCTGATGAGTGGATCTATAAGAGAGCGTCGGAGATGATCCTTGAAAGTGACAAGATTATTATAACAGGATCAGGTTCCTCATATCATGCAGGATTATTCCTTGACATGGCTCTCAAGAGAATTTCTCTGAACAGCTACCCGGTGGTTAGTAGCGAGCATGAGAGTATTATAGAGCATGTAGGAGAAGAGAGTGTGATAATAGCTATAAGTCAGAGTGGTTTCACCAAAGATACTCTTGAAGCTGTGAAGAAATTCAAAGAGAAAGGTGGTAGGATTATTGCTGTGACTAATGCTATTGAAAGCCCTCTATCCAAATCATCGGATCATGTGATATACGTTGAAGCGGGACGTGAGGAGGCTGTGACAGCTACTAAAAGCTTTACAGGTCAGGTGGTTTCTCTCATGAGAGTATATAGCATATTGCTACATCAGCTGGGCAGAGATGATGAAAGCTTCGATGAAGAGCTTCGAAAACTTCCATCACTTCTCAGAGAGCACATTAACAAAGCTGAGATTCAAGTGAGAGAGATAGTAGATCTGATCTATAGGAGAGAGAACGCGTATATACTTGGCAGAGGATTTAACTATGTTGCAGCATTAGAATCAGCTCTAAAGATCAAGGAAACATGTGGAGTACACGCGGAAGCGCTTCCTATGGCAGAGGTTAGGCATGGTCCTAAATCTGCTATTAACGAGAGCTATATAGTCAGCGCGATGATAGGGTTGAAAGATGATATAGAGATACTCGGAAGAATAATTGAAGAGATAAGAGACAGCGGCTCTCACGTAATAATTGTATCACCTGAGCGGTATCTAGATCTTCTGCCTAGAGACGGATGGATTTCTCATATAACTCGTGTAGATACAAATTCGGAGATCATAGGAGCTCTGATGAATATCGTGGTATTCCAGTTATTCTCATACTACATAGCCGTATCAAGACTTCTAGATCCCGACTACCCACGCAGACTTGGTAAGATTGTATTCTAG
- a CDS encoding (Fe-S)-binding protein — MSCSSQTFPHYLFTEDLKPLVYTELFLSLVILIAGFLYIYNSYFKGYPLKTFIKIDLGSISRFLRYAILQRRVLRESLPGIMHGGIFYGFLILFIATLVRALDFYYSEYVGEHILFGYPYYVGKLLFDLGGLIAVAGVIIALYRRFTGITRNLPNTSEDIAILLVLLVILTTGFILDGIAYKVCRSSLSPVFNPMGFVFSLIFSGLDSWTVELIYRGVWIFHLTISLITISILPFTKLSHIVFSALNIYYSREKPAPEATFKPVENIDKIIEEKGYVGMRKLEEASWLQRLNYLACTECARCHNSCPAAESGKVLSPMRIMMNMRKGMEEGKWDSEVVPMMIDSEAIWSCVTCGACITSCPVLINQVETIADVRRGLFSTGQDTPNELLSVSYNVMRSGNPYGYNPVDREEWISQLASKGLVEIAEEGVEYDMLYWIGCNTSYDQALRMVAENLLEILRSSGLRIGVLKDEICCGEPVRRIGDELTFREIAKSNYEKLSRYRFKKLLLSCPHGFTVFKRDYPSIGFKINAEVVHHSQVLAELIEKQVIKPGALEGVKVTYHDPCYLGRWNEVYDQPRSVIKSIRGLELVEMPRSRERSFCCGGGGGHLFFEVKRGVRISRLRAEEAHKTGAKVLVTACPMCNMMLRAESQEYDLKVVDLVLLLKDSMRKQ; from the coding sequence TTCAAGGGTTATCCTCTGAAGACTTTTATCAAAATAGATCTTGGCAGCATTTCTAGATTTCTCAGGTATGCTATTCTTCAGAGGAGAGTACTTAGAGAATCTCTTCCAGGGATCATGCATGGGGGGATATTCTATGGATTCCTAATACTCTTCATAGCTACCCTGGTTAGAGCTCTAGATTTCTACTACAGTGAGTATGTCGGAGAACATATTCTATTCGGGTACCCATACTATGTGGGGAAGCTCTTATTTGATCTAGGAGGTTTGATAGCTGTTGCCGGAGTAATTATAGCACTCTATAGACGTTTTACCGGTATTACAAGGAATCTTCCTAATACGTCTGAGGATATAGCCATACTCCTAGTACTGCTCGTGATACTTACCACAGGCTTTATACTAGATGGGATCGCATATAAAGTCTGCAGATCTTCTCTATCTCCTGTATTCAATCCCATGGGATTTGTATTCTCTCTAATATTCTCCGGATTAGACTCTTGGACTGTAGAACTTATATACAGGGGAGTCTGGATCTTTCATCTCACAATATCTCTAATAACAATATCAATTCTACCTTTTACAAAACTATCACACATAGTGTTTTCAGCACTGAACATATACTATTCGAGAGAGAAGCCAGCTCCGGAAGCCACCTTCAAACCTGTAGAGAATATCGACAAGATCATAGAAGAGAAAGGCTATGTAGGCATGAGGAAGCTAGAAGAAGCAAGCTGGCTTCAGAGACTTAACTACCTGGCGTGCACAGAATGCGCTAGATGTCATAACTCATGCCCGGCTGCGGAGAGTGGTAAGGTGCTCTCTCCTATGAGAATCATGATGAACATGAGAAAGGGTATGGAAGAGGGTAAGTGGGATAGTGAGGTGGTGCCTATGATGATAGATAGCGAAGCTATATGGTCTTGTGTGACATGTGGTGCTTGTATTACATCATGCCCTGTTCTCATAAACCAGGTTGAGACCATAGCAGATGTGAGGAGGGGATTGTTCTCAACAGGACAGGACACTCCAAATGAGCTTCTGAGCGTCTCATATAATGTGATGAGAAGCGGTAATCCATATGGATATAATCCTGTGGACAGAGAAGAGTGGATAAGCCAGTTAGCTTCTAAAGGGCTTGTAGAGATCGCTGAAGAAGGAGTTGAGTATGACATGCTCTACTGGATAGGTTGTAACACAAGCTATGATCAGGCTCTTAGAATGGTTGCAGAAAACCTCCTAGAAATACTCAGAAGTAGTGGACTGAGGATAGGTGTTCTAAAGGATGAGATATGTTGTGGAGAGCCTGTGAGAAGAATCGGAGATGAACTTACATTTAGAGAGATTGCCAAGAGTAATTATGAGAAGCTATCTAGATACAGATTTAAGAAGCTCCTTCTATCATGCCCGCACGGCTTCACAGTATTTAAGAGAGACTATCCTTCAATAGGATTCAAGATCAATGCGGAGGTTGTGCATCACAGCCAGGTTCTCGCGGAACTCATAGAAAAACAAGTAATAAAACCTGGAGCTCTTGAAGGTGTTAAAGTGACATACCACGATCCATGTTATCTAGGTAGATGGAATGAGGTCTACGACCAGCCTCGTAGTGTTATCAAGAGTATTAGAGGTCTGGAGCTTGTTGAAATGCCTAGAAGCAGAGAGAGAAGCTTCTGCTGTGGAGGTGGTGGAGGACATTTATTCTTCGAAGTTAAGAGAGGTGTTAGAATCAGTAGATTAAGAGCTGAGGAAGCTCATAAGACAGGTGCTAAGGTTCTTGTGACAGCATGCCCTATGTGCAATATGATGTTAAGAGCTGAATCTCAAGAATATGATCTCAAAGTAGTAGATCTGGTACTTCTCTTAAAGGATTCTATGAGAAAACAGTAG